A region of the Megalops cyprinoides isolate fMegCyp1 chromosome 21, fMegCyp1.pri, whole genome shotgun sequence genome:
catgttgatgacgtttctattatgtgactggcacgaaaccggaagaatacaaacatctgcattGTACTCTCGTACTGCCCGCGTGCCTGTGCAAagttttccactgtttcgttgacattgcggatatgtccaaatacatgctattttgagaccaatgatcattaaagagatagttagctatagctacactgccaaaacttgtctcttatgatgattaaataacgttggttagtagtttattatctggttagtggctagctaagctgtagctaagtaatagtgataggtatagtgagataggtgaactggtgacctaacattacatagcgaacaacaaaaacttaccttattgttataataaatgtataattaataataaattatgtgtaccggtagcaccatttggatggctatgtgtgattttttttataggctacccaaaagtacaatagctatgtttgccttctcctcctccgtgccacattatgtacccataccaccgaaaggtaagacattgaaaagaaaaaaactgaaaatacttcaactcgtgAATATtttaggtgatctcgtcaagacttttcactcgtgagaatgcaagtggcgtctaactggaaaataccacgaggaaatctggacgtttctaaactcgcaatgatttcaagtgacagtgtaacatactacaaatgtaattattaatggtcgcatactgggtactacactgaaaaatagcatgcagtatacagtatatacttgtgtagtacgcagtatCCAGTATGCAGTAGGTGGTTTTGAATACAGCCTCTGCGATTTCTGCATCAtagtttttgtgtcatgtcctgcctcctgcacgctctccTCAGGCGCAGCCCCTCACCTAACCCAAACTGGAGTATTgcctgtaggtgagaacgcgtctgtcacagACAATCTCCTTTTGcatgctacatgtgtgaaaggccaattccggccaagttgcgGACCTCATTTtccgcactttgtccggagttcatatgtgaaaacggctacTGTGTGTTACAGAACACCTGACTCCAGCCCTTGCCCTGTGTTACAGAGCACAAGACTCACTGAGTGTTACAGAACCTATTACATACTGTTATATTTATACACCTTCAGTCTCAATGTGGGTTTCATTTCTTGaaatagtatttattttgttcaatcGCAGTTTGCCATGGATTACTGCGCCATTATTCTCTCTATGGCCCATTTCTCCTGTGTTCTGGAGGCAGTAGGGCCTGATGCACGGCAGCTCCCAAATCCCTTTTCCCTGTCATTGTCCTGATTGATGGTTTAAAGCACTCACTCAGTAAGGGGTGTCAGCAGTCGTGTTTGCCGTTATTATTGCAAGctatgaatgctgtgtgttggtgGTGCGGGTGTTTGACGCAGATGCCAAAATTGCCACATTCTGTTTTAACACTTGACGtggacagtgacagtgataCAAGTGGCTGTCAGCTTTTAGATCAAAGAGAGGTTGTGATAACTCGCAGGTTTTGGtgtcagtttctctctctccataaaGCCCTTTCTAACCCATGTATAATTGCAGCCAAccttaaaactatttttaaatgcaattgcCTGTCGTGAGTACTGTCATGACTTAAGCGAATTGTCAAGGTTTCAACCACTGAGCCAGCTGATTGAAGATTTTTTCctaaaattatatgaaaataatgaatgcaCCTTAACATTCCATCTTATATTgtgatttatataaatgttcagGTTTTACATTCCCAATTTGTTCTGTGTTCCCTTTGCCAGGCTGTCCATTTCAGGAGAGCACATGTGTgatgacacatacacacacacacacacacacacacacacacacacacgcacacacacacagacacacagacacatacacacaaacacacacgtttTGGGGTGCACTGAGCCGCTGCATCTGTGCGTGCCACCATCTTGGTTGAGATGGTGTTCCAGCCTCGCTCAGACATCAGTCAATGTAGGCATCTACATTCTGGGTATTATGTCCACTAAGATTATAATATGGCAAGCTTGCATGCTGTTTGAAGTTAACAGCTCATCTGTTTCATCAGGAGAGGTCAATGCTGGATAAGCATCTCACAGCAGATTGCCACTGTGAGAACACTGTCATGCAGTTTTCAGTAATGGCCACATGCTCTCAGGATGCAATGCTACAAGTCACACCAACACCAAACTCCCTGTGTTTCTCCTAGTAGTATTGGAATCCTGCTTGGTCATTTTGGGTATTACCCTGAAATTAGACAGTGGTCAAACTCGAGTGAGCAGATGtttaacagaatgaaaaacacaacaagagataagatgcacacaaaacaaaataagcacCTTCTTTAAGCTAAACTGCTGCTTCACTCCCTGTGCAGTGGATCACTGGGCACCCTGAGGCTTTCTACAGCAAGGACCATGAATGCATGACATGCCATTTCCAGCCACATTGCAGTGCAATGTCTGTTGCATTTGCCGGCTCAAGTGCTGCATAGAGCCTTGTTGGCTTTAGGTGAAATTGATGCACttgcaggctaactaataaagtgttacacaaagaacttcagtctggaccgtggttgaaggagaggtagaaacaggtttattgatggtcttcaatacagcaaggcttcacatGTGATGGTCGGCTTCAGATATTACACACAcaagtctcacttagagtctcacgccttacacactcatcaacctctcacgatccagtctgtctctgctgcaggtgggtgactctcacactcgcacacacactcgcactcgcacacagacacgcactgaaactctgctgcacaaagaacatcttataccatccctaAGCTGTCcagaatatttaattataactgaccttgcatcgcctagagtctggcgcctaattggaaaaacattgcttcaaaagGTATCCTTGGATTGATAAAGGagtacacactgacccaactcctctttgtcacaaacattgacaagggaggcagagtgggagaaagttcagccgggtagagaacccctatatcacataagaacaaaacctttactATAAGAAGCTTCAAAGAACTGAGGTATTTTGGTTGTGATATATGCATCGATATatctgatcatcccaaatggttaaatatgaaGTAACTGACCTagtactgaactacagctatatgaggcctcgaaatcataggcctttccgttgggacggccttgtgccacgtacacactttcagtatgcctgtgtgcatgattatttcaacatagcagcatctcttggaatgtaggccacaggtcacaactctgtgatcagcctaaaaactacacagacacagtcacattatacactgtgcatactaattctaccaaactaatcagtctattaatataatgatcactaaataatcaccactattcttcagcCTCCATTCAGAGGTAGCAGTGTGGATgacgtgagagagagaatggattAGCCCTGCACCAGTGCAGTGTCCTGTGACTACAGGGGAAAAGAGGTTATACTAGCAATGAGATGCTcaaatgtcttttaaatagACATGCCTACCTGATTTCCTaatcacctccacctgcctgcctgcccacctgcatcccatctcctcatcggcccagccctttatataccctgcttgtctctgtcttgttgccaaTTCGTCTCAGTTTTCCTCTGTTGCGTACCCGCCTGATTACTCGTGTCGTTGATCCCgtgctgacttctgcctgacttctgacctcgtctctgcctgccgccctgccttggttgcctgatctgcctgtctgcccggtttgacccagcctgttcctgtttttgacccctgctccttgttttttctgccttggactgccttcctggtttttgaccctgcctgttttgccaTTACACACTTGCCCTGCGATTTCCCATTCTAATAAAACCACTTGGAATCTAAGTAcgcctggtctgcgtttgagtccgtgcctgtgaCAACTATGTAAAACTTACACAAAACTAAAgtctgaaagagaaaaacaagaaaagataGAAGATAGGAAAAGGACAGTTTACTCAGTAATacttaatttaaatgtaattggaGGGTCAAAGTAGATGTTACTTGTGAatgtattgtacagtatgtggtatatatgtatttttatacaattttatatattatataaataaattatatagatacatttttttctccttcatatCTTTTAATTTGAGGGCGTATGCCTATGAATTAAGTATTTGACCATGTAATGGTGTTCTTATCGTTTGATACGTATATTAAGAATAACAGCAGTGAGAGGTGGCAGTAAAGGTGCAGGTCAATGGGTTGGCAGAACACTTAACATAAATATTATATCATTTATGAGGGGTAAAGGCACCTCCGCCGGTGTCTGCCCCTTTACCCTTGCTGAGTTGGAATTTGAGAGTTCTGTTATTCTGGCCAGTGAAGGTGACTATTTATCATAGTAAAGATATGGATATTTGGTGCTTTATGTCTGCAAACCTGTGTCCCCTGCTAGGAATATTGACAACTCAAGAAACTGTCTAGaatcattacacacacacacacacacctgcaaacatGTACAGGtgtgaaaacagacacacatacacatgcactcacatgcaggaaaacgtgcatgcacacacacacttgcttcTTCTCATAAAGTAAAAGTCATCATTCCCACATCTTCATAAGCACTATTCCTCTTCCCTGTGTCAGCAGGTGTTGCCTGTCCCTTTCCTCATTTGTgcccctctgtgtgttttccagcTTACCTTCCTGAGGATCAGCTCAAAGCTGCCCGGGTGAATGATGACCACTTGCAGGATGATAGCCTGTCCTTGGACGGCCAGGATGCAGAGTTCCTGTgcaaggaggaagaggacgatGGGAAGAACCAGCTCAGCGGCCCCAACTCCCCCCTCAGCACATGTACCAACCCAGACGCTGGGTATGGGTCCCCATGCAGCAATGCCAGTGACCAACAGGCTGAGAGTAAGACTTCCTCTAAGCAGGACCAAGCCCACAAGCAGGTCAGCACAGCACATCTCAGCCTGGCCCTGAAGGACAGCCTGGCTTACAGGAAAGCCATCTATGCAAACCTGACTTCAGACACTTCTTGGTCAAGCATTGCCATGGACATCATGAAAACCAAGCAGGTCAGAGCCAatggcggcagcagcagcagcaccaacaCTAACCACCATATCAACAACAGCAGTTCTAATGCTAGCAGCATCACTATGACAAATGGCAATAGCAACAGCAGTACTAAAGATACCACCACTACTACCACAAATTCTAACACTAACACCAACAGCAGTACTAGTAGTGGTGGAGGTATTGCCTATGACTGGCACCAAGCTGCACTGGCAAAAACTCTCCAGCATAACCCTTACCACTTCCTGCCAGAGCCCAGCCTCTTCAGCAAAGTGCAGCTGTACAGGCAGAATAACAAGCTCTATGGCCCTGTGTTCACTGGAGCAAGCAAGTTCCGCTGCAAAGACTGCAGCGCCGCCTATGACACACTGGTGGGTCTGACCGTCCACATGAATGAGACGGGCCACTACAGAGATGATAACAAGGACAAGGAAGACAAAAAGGGTAAGAAGTGGTCCAAGCCCAGGAAGCGTTCCCTGATGGAGATGGAAGGGAAGGAAGATGCGCAGAAAGTGCTGAAGTGCATGTTCTGTGGACACTCCTTTGAATCCTTGCAAGATCTGAGtgttcacatgttcaaaacaaaacattaccaGAAAGTGCCTCTCAAAGACCCAATGCTAGCCCTGTCCTCAAAACTGGTTCCCTCTACCAAAAAGCAAGCATTTCATGACTTGGAGTACCCCTGTTCCCCAGAGCCCCTTAGCAGCATGCCCAGCATGGACCTAGGGGAGATTGCCAAAGACCAGAAAGTGGCTAACCCCTATGTTACGGCCAATAATCGTTATGGCTATCAGAATGGAGCTAGCTACACCTGGCAGTTTGAGGCACGCAAATCCCAGATATTGAAATGCATGGAATGTGGAAGCTCCCATAATACCTTGCAGCAGCTGACAGCCCACATGATGGTCACAGGACATTTTCTCAAAGTCACAAACTCTGCCTCCAAAAAGGGAAAGCAGGTGGTGTTTGACCCTGTGGTAGAAGAAAAGATACAATCCATCCCTCTACCACCTACCACAAACAGGCTGCCCATCTCCAGCATCCAGTCCCTCCCCAGCTCTCCTGCTAACTCCCATGGCtgtgaggaaaagagagagatggaggaggagataACAGAGGGAAGTGAACCTGAGAAAAAGatcaaagaggaaaaagaggagccTTGTACAAAGTCTACAACGAACACGTCTTTTAAATACCTCAGAGAGGAGGACTTGGAAGAGATTCACAAAGGCGAGATTGATATCCTGAAATCCCTGGAGAACACGGTGTCTAGTGCAATCAGCAAAGCCCAGATGGACACACCCTCCTGGGGAGGATATCCCAGCATTCATGCTGCCTATCAGCTGCAGGGCTTAGGGAAATCTGCCCAGCCTTCCATACAGAGCATCCCTGTGCAGCCAAGCTTCAGCAGCAgcatgaaaacatttgcatCTGAACCAAGTTCAGCTATTCACTCACCTGGTagcctcctccctcctccccagcaTAAAAGCAATATCTCAGCCATGGAGGAGCTGGTGAAAAAGGTCACCAGGAACATATctgtgaggaaggaggagaggacttcagacaaatgcaatccacCCTTACCTGTATCCCACGAGAAAAGAGACTTGCACAAGCCTGATGACCTAAATGGCAAGCTGGCAAAGAACAACAGTACCAGCATGGAAACGGACACTGTCAGCAAAAGAGCACCCAAAGACAGCCAAGAGAATGGCACTGAGGCTCTCCAACCAGCACGCAGCAGATGCAACAATCTGCACATCATAACAGACTGTTCACCAGAAGAGCTTTTCATCAGCCCCCTCAGTACATTGCAATCCATAATGAACACTCACTTAGGCAAGGCCTCCAAGCCTGTTAGGCCCCTTTTAGACCCACTGGCAATGTTGTACAAGATCAGCAACAGCATGATGGAGAAGCCCCTATGCAGCCCAACTCAGGTTAATCCAACAAACTCCATCAACAGATATTATTATGGAAATGGTGACCAGCCCATGGACTTGACAAAGTCCAAAAATGTTCGATCCAAAAGCAGCTCCTCCACTTCtgtcaacaacagcagcagcaatagCAATAGAGGAAATGCTGCCAGACCCTTTATCTCCAGTTTGTTGGATCCTCTTTCTGCACACTTGCGAGAGAATGCATTGTTGGACATTTCAGACATGGTGAAGAACCTAACTGGTCGACTGACACTAAAGTCCTCTACACCATCGTCCATCTCTGAGAATACTGACGCAGATGGCAGCACCTTTGAGGATGCCCTGGAAGAGTTCTCTCCCATGCACAAGAGGAAGGGTAGGCAATCCAGCTGGAACCCCCACCACCTGCTCATCCTGCAGGCCCAGTTTGCTTCCAGCCTGCATGAGACCTCTGAGGGAAAGTTCATTATGACTGACCTTGGCCCCCAGGagcgtgtgcacatgtgcaagtTCACTGGTCTTTCCATGACCACCATCTCTCATTGGTTGGCTAACGTCATGTACCAGTTGAGGAGAACAGGCGGGACAAAGTTCCTGAAGAATATAGATTCTGGTCAGCCAGTGTTTTTGTGCAGTGACTGTGCCTCTCAGTTCAGGACTCCCTCAGCTTACATTAACCATTTGGAGTCACACTTGGGCTTTAGCTTAAAGGACCTCTCCAAGCTGTCCATAGACCTTATAGAGGAACGGAAGGCTATTTCCAAAGTTATAATGGGCAAGTCGTTCAACCTGCTGGGACTGAGCGAGGCAGATGCAGGCTCCATCTTCCAGTGCAAGCTATGTAATCGGACCTTCATCAGCAAGCATGCCGTCAAACTGCACCTTAGCAAAACGCACAGCAAGTCACCAGAGGACCATCTAATCTACATCTCAGAGCTAGAAAAACTAGAGAGAGTGTGAAGGCCATGGTGAAGCTGCTGTGTTGAACTGATAGAACCATTGCACTaaatcacagcactgcacagggCTTGAACTGAGCCTTTAAAATCAGTATTACTTTTGTTGTGAAACTGCCTAACAGgaccatgtttttcttttgcttagttttgatttcttttggTTTATATCTCATTTTATAAAGTATTTATATGGTATATGTCTGATTTGTGCATGTCATTTTCTGAATCAAGATTTAACACACATTATCATTTTGTTGCtcttataaatgttttaatgaaacttTATGTAGTGGTCAAAACAAAAGGGAGAATTATATAAAATGACTGATTCTGAAGACTGAAATGACTGATATACAGAAACAGTCAAGCTGTTTTGTTGAAGACTGAAGTAACTTTTCTGCACTTTACAGAAGTGTAACActgtattttgttaaaaaaaaaaagtattttcttgaCATTATAAAAATTCAGGATTTTCATGTATTGATTGGCCTCTTCAGTCCTGAggtttgtaaaataataatgtaaaccTAAAAcgatttaattaatttctgttattggctaaataaaatggttaaaagaaggaaaagtaTGCCAGTTATTTATGGTGTACAATAtggattttcttttcattgttaaGTATGACTTTATAGTCATTTGCAAATATATGCTTTGGTACAAGTTTATCTTTCTGTAGTGTACTACTTCAATGTCAacatataaaacacagtggcggcaggtgagctggaaacaggggaagcccaaacactacctttaaatctatcattactttcagcctgttcccctttatcctccttgattaacaataaaataaataattcacagaataatcgacaccaattgcgtaattagaataaatgattatgctggcgaaacaccacagattgtctgtagtttgtgtgcttgcgaaagctgcgtgagattgtttaatta
Encoded here:
- the LOC118796427 gene encoding teashirt homolog 1-like, whose amino-acid sequence is MKSPVKSDEEQHAEEEADSAEAIRRRSPSPNPNWSIASYLPEDQLKAARVNDDHLQDDSLSLDGQDAEFLCKEEEDDGKNQLSGPNSPLSTCTNPDAGYGSPCSNASDQQAESKTSSKQDQAHKQVSTAHLSLALKDSLAYRKAIYANLTSDTSWSSIAMDIMKTKQVRANGGSSSSTNTNHHINNSSSNASSITMTNGNSNSSTKDTTTTTTNSNTNTNSSTSSGGGIAYDWHQAALAKTLQHNPYHFLPEPSLFSKVQLYRQNNKLYGPVFTGASKFRCKDCSAAYDTLVGLTVHMNETGHYRDDNKDKEDKKGKKWSKPRKRSLMEMEGKEDAQKVLKCMFCGHSFESLQDLSVHMFKTKHYQKVPLKDPMLALSSKLVPSTKKQAFHDLEYPCSPEPLSSMPSMDLGEIAKDQKVANPYVTANNRYGYQNGASYTWQFEARKSQILKCMECGSSHNTLQQLTAHMMVTGHFLKVTNSASKKGKQVVFDPVVEEKIQSIPLPPTTNRLPISSIQSLPSSPANSHGCEEKREMEEEITEGSEPEKKIKEEKEEPCTKSTTNTSFKYLREEDLEEIHKGEIDILKSLENTVSSAISKAQMDTPSWGGYPSIHAAYQLQGLGKSAQPSIQSIPVQPSFSSSMKTFASEPSSAIHSPGSLLPPPQHKSNISAMEELVKKVTRNISVRKEERTSDKCNPPLPVSHEKRDLHKPDDLNGKLAKNNSTSMETDTVSKRAPKDSQENGTEALQPARSRCNNLHIITDCSPEELFISPLSTLQSIMNTHLGKASKPVRPLLDPLAMLYKISNSMMEKPLCSPTQVNPTNSINRYYYGNGDQPMDLTKSKNVRSKSSSSTSVNNSSSNSNRGNAARPFISSLLDPLSAHLRENALLDISDMVKNLTGRLTLKSSTPSSISENTDADGSTFEDALEEFSPMHKRKGRQSSWNPHHLLILQAQFASSLHETSEGKFIMTDLGPQERVHMCKFTGLSMTTISHWLANVMYQLRRTGGTKFLKNIDSGQPVFLCSDCASQFRTPSAYINHLESHLGFSLKDLSKLSIDLIEERKAISKVIMGKSFNLLGLSEADAGSIFQCKLCNRTFISKHAVKLHLSKTHSKSPEDHLIYISELEKLERV